The following proteins come from a genomic window of Caloramator mitchellensis:
- the purE gene encoding 5-(carboxyamino)imidazole ribonucleotide mutase has product MSRVAIIMGSISDYEVMRNAEEVLKRFQIDFETDVVSAHRTPQKMFQFAKSAEEKGFKVIIAAAGGAAHLPGMVASISNLPVIGVPIKGKTMDGLDSLLSIVQMPKGIPVATVAINGAANAAVLATQILALSDDELKEKIKDYKMQLEKDVDNMSKKLKEESHANI; this is encoded by the coding sequence ATGAGTAGAGTTGCAATTATTATGGGGAGTATTTCAGACTATGAAGTAATGAGAAATGCTGAAGAAGTTTTAAAAAGATTTCAGATAGATTTTGAGACCGATGTTGTTTCTGCACACAGAACCCCGCAAAAAATGTTCCAGTTTGCTAAAAGTGCAGAAGAAAAAGGTTTTAAAGTCATTATAGCAGCAGCGGGAGGGGCTGCACATTTGCCTGGAATGGTCGCTTCGATATCAAACCTTCCTGTCATTGGAGTTCCTATAAAGGGAAAAACAATGGATGGGCTTGACTCACTTTTATCCATAGTTCAAATGCCAAAGGGAATTCCAGTTGCAACAGTTGCAATAAACGGAGCTGCAAATGCTGCTGTCCTAGCAACACAGATTCTTGCGCTTTCAGATGATGAGTTAAAGGAAAAGATAAAGGACTACAAGATGCAACTTGAGAAGGATGTTGATAATATGTCAAAAAAGTTAAAGGAGGAGAGCCATGCTAACATATAA
- a CDS encoding 5-(carboxyamino)imidazole ribonucleotide synthase, with protein MKRILLPPSKIGIIGGGQLGRMFALEAKRMGYIVYVLDPKENSPAGQVSDEQIVSGFDDFGALLELARKTDVITYEFEHINAEHLTKLKNMGYKIYPSPETLIKIQNKYIQKKHLIKFNLPVPRFERIESYYDLVSKADDFKFPFMIKFAKGGYDGKGNIKIENHEDILNLKNLKFEEEIFMEEFVDFRNEISIIVCKNEQGEFKNYRAFENVHEDNILRITKCPARIGEEVEKKAVSIANKVVESFCDFGVFCVEMFVDKYDEILINEIAPRPHNSGHLTIEACFTSQFENHLRSITNLPLGSTELIKNAIMINILGDKKIDGKYTIENLGEILKMDGVFFHFYGKSFVDKKKKVGHITIIDDDETRLEAKKNYIINNLKIGEFYE; from the coding sequence ATGAAAAGGATATTACTACCTCCTTCAAAAATCGGAATTATAGGAGGGGGACAACTTGGCAGGATGTTTGCCCTGGAAGCAAAAAGGATGGGTTATATTGTTTATGTTCTTGATCCTAAGGAAAATTCACCTGCAGGTCAGGTTTCTGATGAACAGATAGTTTCAGGTTTTGATGATTTTGGTGCCCTTTTAGAACTTGCGAGAAAAACAGATGTAATAACCTATGAATTTGAACATATTAATGCAGAGCACCTTACAAAATTGAAAAACATGGGATATAAAATATATCCATCTCCGGAAACATTAATTAAAATACAAAACAAGTATATTCAAAAGAAACATTTAATAAAATTTAACCTTCCTGTTCCAAGATTTGAAAGAATAGAGTCCTATTATGATTTGGTTTCAAAAGCTGATGATTTTAAATTTCCATTTATGATAAAGTTTGCAAAGGGCGGTTATGATGGAAAAGGAAATATAAAAATAGAAAACCATGAAGATATTTTAAACTTAAAGAACCTGAAATTTGAAGAAGAAATATTTATGGAAGAATTTGTTGATTTTAGGAATGAAATATCAATAATTGTCTGCAAAAATGAACAAGGCGAATTTAAAAATTATAGAGCATTTGAAAATGTTCACGAAGATAACATTCTTAGAATTACTAAGTGCCCAGCAAGAATAGGAGAAGAGGTTGAAAAAAAAGCAGTTTCGATTGCAAATAAAGTTGTGGAGAGTTTTTGTGATTTCGGAGTATTTTGCGTTGAAATGTTTGTTGATAAATATGATGAGATATTGATAAACGAGATTGCCCCAAGACCTCACAATTCAGGACATCTAACTATAGAAGCTTGTTTTACAAGTCAATTTGAAAATCATCTAAGAAGTATAACAAATCTGCCCCTGGGTTCAACGGAGTTAATAAAGAATGCTATCATGATAAACATTCTTGGAGATAAAAAAATAGACGGTAAGTATACAATTGAAAATCTTGGAGAGATATTGAAGATGGATGGAGTATTTTTTCATTTTTATGGTAAGAGCTTTGTAGATAAAAAGAAAAAGGTTGGACATATAACAATTATTGATGATGACGAAACAAGGTTAGAGGCAAAGAAGAATTATATAATTAATAATTTAAAGATAGGTGAGTTTTATGAGTAG
- the purQ gene encoding phosphoribosylformylglycinamidine synthase subunit PurQ, with protein MKAGVVVFPGSNCDKDVFETLKGLDVDVKYIWHDEENLDVDLLVLPGGFSYGDYLRCGAIARFARILDGIYEFSQKDKLLVGICNGFQILTELKLLPGALLRNKNLKFICEDCTLIVENNNTPFTKLYEKGEAVNFPIAHGEGNYFIDEEGLKKLKENNQIVFKYRNNPNGSVEDIAGIINKNGNVLGLMPHPERASSKLLGCDDGTRFFKGAIEYFKDW; from the coding sequence ATGAAGGCAGGAGTTGTGGTATTTCCAGGTTCTAATTGTGATAAGGATGTCTTTGAGACCTTAAAAGGTTTAGATGTAGATGTTAAATACATCTGGCATGACGAAGAAAATTTAGATGTAGACCTTTTAGTTCTTCCTGGTGGTTTTTCGTATGGTGACTATTTAAGATGTGGGGCAATTGCAAGATTTGCAAGGATATTGGATGGAATATATGAGTTTTCACAGAAGGATAAATTATTAGTTGGAATATGCAATGGTTTTCAAATCCTTACTGAGCTCAAACTATTACCAGGTGCTCTGTTGAGGAATAAAAATCTTAAGTTTATATGTGAAGACTGCACACTTATAGTTGAAAATAACAATACCCCTTTTACAAAGCTTTATGAAAAGGGAGAAGCTGTTAATTTCCCAATAGCTCATGGAGAAGGAAACTATTTTATAGATGAAGAGGGGCTTAAAAAGCTTAAAGAAAATAACCAAATAGTGTTTAAATATAGAAATAACCCAAACGGTTCAGTGGAAGATATTGCAGGAATAATAAACAAAAATGGAAATGTCCTAGGGCTTATGCCGCATCCAGAAAGGGCTTCATCAAAGCTTTTAGGATGTGATGACGGGACAAGATTTTTCAAAGGTGCAATTGAATATTTTAAGGATTGGTGA
- the purS gene encoding phosphoribosylformylglycinamidine synthase subunit PurS codes for MKAYIDVTLKESILDPQGAAVKEGLIKLGYDVEGVRIGKHIEVELMDMEINEAEKLIREMCEKLLINPVIETYTFRLEV; via the coding sequence ATGAAGGCATATATAGATGTAACCTTAAAGGAGAGCATACTAGATCCACAGGGGGCAGCGGTTAAGGAGGGCCTAATAAAGCTCGGATATGATGTTGAAGGTGTTAGAATTGGAAAGCATATAGAGGTTGAACTTATGGATATGGAAATAAATGAAGCTGAAAAATTAATTAGAGAGATGTGCGAAAAGCTTCTTATCAATCCAGTTATTGAAACTTATACATTCAGATTAGAGGTGTAA
- the purC gene encoding phosphoribosylaminoimidazolesuccinocarboxamide synthase has product MQRLEKIYEGKAKIIYSTDEADKIIAFYKDDATAFNGQKKAQISQKGELNNNISSILFELLEKKGIKTHFIKQISEREQLLKKVEIVPVEVIVRNIAAGSMAKRLGIEEGTKLNTTVFEICYKNDELGDPLINDYHAVAIGLATFEELKMIYETTSKVNEILKEFFGELGIELIDFKLEFGRFNGEIILADEISPDTCRFWDKKTGEKLDKDRFRRDLGGVVEAYKEIFNRINNF; this is encoded by the coding sequence ATGCAAAGGTTAGAAAAAATTTATGAAGGTAAAGCGAAGATAATTTACTCAACTGATGAAGCTGACAAGATAATTGCGTTCTACAAGGATGATGCAACTGCATTCAATGGACAAAAGAAGGCTCAGATAAGCCAAAAGGGCGAACTTAACAACAACATTTCATCTATTCTATTCGAATTATTAGAAAAAAAGGGAATTAAAACTCATTTCATTAAGCAAATCAGCGAAAGAGAACAGCTTCTTAAAAAGGTCGAAATAGTCCCAGTCGAGGTTATAGTTAGAAATATAGCAGCAGGAAGTATGGCAAAAAGGCTTGGAATTGAAGAGGGAACAAAACTTAATACTACTGTATTTGAAATTTGCTATAAAAATGATGAATTAGGGGACCCTCTTATAAACGATTACCATGCAGTAGCTATTGGCCTTGCAACATTTGAAGAACTAAAGATGATATATGAAACTACTTCAAAAGTAAATGAAATACTTAAAGAGTTCTTTGGCGAGTTAGGAATTGAGCTTATAGATTTCAAACTTGAGTTTGGCAGATTTAACGGTGAGATAATACTTGCCGATGAAATTTCACCAGATACATGCAGATTCTGGGATAAAAAGACCGGAGAAAAGCTTGACAAGGACAGATTCAGAAGGGACTTGGGAGGAGTTGTTGAAGCTTATAAAGAGATATTTAACAGGATAAACAATTTCTGA
- a CDS encoding type II toxin-antitoxin system RelE/ParE family toxin, producing the protein MKNNYKYIICDDYLVFYTIDNEFISIQRVLHAKRDYLKLLNEDKSN; encoded by the coding sequence GTGAAAAATAATTATAAGTATATTATTTGTGATGATTATCTTGTATTTTACACTATAGATAATGAATTTATCTCAATACAAAGGGTATTACATGCAAAAAGAGATTACCTAAAATTGTTAAACGAAGATAAAAGTAATTGA
- a CDS encoding ABC transporter ATP-binding protein, with protein MKKLRLLLNFMQGYRLKYAASILATGLSALFSVIIPLVIKLSVDSIIGTKPITSSIMNRLVQLLGGREYLLENLWILGLVIILLTLFNGLFMYLKGKWSSQAAENIAKKFKDNLYETILRAKYNFYSKYQSGDIIQRCTSDVETIRNFLANQFVEIGRTIILLSLILIIMFSIDVKFAFVSTLIVPIIFVFALWFFTRVQQQFKKSDEAEAELSTVIQENITGVRVVKAFAREEFEIEKFAEKNRKYRDLTYNLIKLFANYWSFSDCLCMIQTALVVLVGSYFAATGKITLGTLIVFTSYEGMLLWPVRQMGRILSDMGKTIVSLTRINELLREEKEDLDEGIKDFKVAGNIEFKDVTFGFERDNPILKDVSFKIESGKTVALFGSTGSGKSTIISLLLRLYDYDVGSIKIDGVELREISKRFVRKIFGVVPQDAFLYSKTLRENIAITKPHASLEEIHGAAEIASVHDTILEFEDGYETLVGEKGITLSGGQRQRVTIARTVLNDYSVLVFDDSLSAVDTETELKIRRALKERSKETTTIIISHRITSVKDADLIIVMDKGKVTNIGNHEKLINEEGLYKKVWDIQSSIERDFENAV; from the coding sequence GTGAAAAAATTGAGACTCTTATTAAACTTTATGCAGGGCTACAGGCTTAAATATGCTGCATCCATACTTGCAACAGGCCTTTCGGCTTTATTTTCCGTAATTATACCTCTTGTAATTAAGCTTTCTGTGGATTCGATTATTGGAACAAAGCCAATAACTTCATCTATAATGAATAGATTGGTTCAATTGCTTGGAGGTCGTGAATATCTACTTGAAAATTTATGGATACTTGGCCTTGTTATAATACTTCTTACTCTTTTTAATGGCCTTTTCATGTATCTTAAGGGAAAATGGTCAAGCCAAGCTGCTGAAAACATAGCCAAAAAATTTAAAGATAATCTATACGAAACAATATTGAGGGCTAAATATAACTTCTATTCTAAATATCAGTCGGGTGACATAATTCAAAGGTGCACCTCAGACGTTGAAACTATAAGAAACTTTTTAGCAAACCAGTTTGTTGAAATAGGCAGGACAATAATACTCCTTAGCCTTATACTTATTATTATGTTCAGCATAGATGTTAAATTTGCTTTTGTTTCTACATTAATAGTTCCTATAATATTCGTATTTGCCCTTTGGTTTTTCACACGAGTGCAGCAGCAGTTCAAAAAGAGCGATGAGGCTGAAGCCGAACTTTCAACAGTTATACAGGAGAATATAACAGGAGTCAGGGTTGTGAAGGCATTTGCAAGGGAAGAATTTGAAATAGAAAAGTTTGCTGAGAAAAACAGAAAATATAGGGATTTAACCTACAACCTAATCAAATTATTTGCAAACTACTGGTCATTTTCAGACTGTCTCTGCATGATTCAAACTGCCCTTGTTGTTTTAGTAGGTTCCTACTTTGCTGCAACGGGTAAAATAACCCTTGGAACTTTGATAGTGTTTACAAGCTATGAAGGAATGCTACTATGGCCAGTAAGGCAGATGGGAAGGATTCTTTCTGATATGGGAAAAACAATAGTTTCCCTTACAAGAATAAATGAACTTTTAAGAGAAGAAAAGGAAGACTTGGACGAAGGAATCAAAGATTTCAAAGTTGCCGGGAATATAGAGTTTAAAGATGTAACATTTGGATTTGAAAGGGATAACCCTATTCTTAAGGATGTTTCATTTAAAATAGAAAGCGGTAAGACGGTTGCACTTTTTGGTTCAACCGGTTCAGGTAAATCCACAATTATTTCTTTGCTCCTAAGGCTCTATGACTACGATGTCGGCTCAATAAAAATTGACGGAGTTGAACTAAGAGAAATTTCTAAAAGATTTGTCAGAAAAATATTTGGAGTTGTCCCACAGGATGCATTTCTTTACTCTAAAACATTAAGAGAAAATATTGCAATAACTAAGCCTCACGCAAGCTTAGAGGAAATTCACGGAGCTGCAGAGATTGCCTCTGTCCACGATACGATACTTGAATTTGAAGATGGATATGAAACACTCGTCGGTGAAAAGGGAATAACTCTATCAGGCGGTCAAAGACAGAGGGTTACTATTGCAAGAACTGTTTTAAACGATTATTCAGTATTAGTTTTTGACGATTCATTAAGTGCTGTTGATACTGAAACTGAACTTAAAATAAGAAGAGCTCTTAAAGAAAGAAGCAAAGAAACAACTACAATAATAATTTCCCATAGAATTACAAGCGTTAAGGATGCCGACCTTATAATAGTTATGGATAAGGGAAAAGTAACAAACATAGGAAACCATGAAAAACTTATAAATGAAGAAGGATTATACAAAAAGGTTTGGGATATACAGTCTTCTATCGAAAGGGACTTTGAAAATGCAGTTTAA
- a CDS encoding ABC transporter ATP-binding protein, producing the protein MAQIKEKEYKTNFDLNLWKRYLSFLKPYKKSLIMLIIIMVFVGAIDATFPYLSKYAIDNFVVKGTYENFYKFIMFYAFLIVFQTVNVYYLIAIAGKIDMGLCHDIRKSAFERLQSLSFSFFDTTQTGYLMARLTSDVSKLGDTLAWGIVDMVWGFSIMSFILFYLLSLNARLALYIILAIPVLFVISIYFQKRILSQYRKVRKLNSQITGSFNEGIMGAKTTKVLSTEDMHIGEFKNETGEMKKAAIRAAVLSSIYMPIVISLGSISTAFILVMGGKQVYLNMISYGTLVAFISYSIQFFEPVRELARVMAELISAQAAAERVIDLIETKPEIIDYSDDDSLKINGDVVFENVSFKYKEGEKVLENFNLNVKKGQSIALVGETGSGKSTIVNLVCRFYEPTEGTIYIDGVDYRKIPLKVLHSSLGYVLQTPHLFSGTVADNIRYGKLDATMEEIIEAAKLVNAHEFIMGLEKGYDTEVGEGGSKLSIGQRQLISLARAVISNPSIFILDEATSSVDAHTEHMIQDAINNVLKGRTSFIIAHRLSTIVSADRILVIDDGKILEEGSHKELLRKKGHYYSLYKNMLMSDIHLIS; encoded by the coding sequence ATGGCTCAAATTAAGGAAAAAGAATATAAGACCAATTTCGATTTAAACCTTTGGAAGAGATATTTATCCTTTTTAAAACCCTACAAAAAAAGCCTTATTATGCTCATAATAATAATGGTTTTTGTAGGTGCTATCGATGCAACCTTCCCATACCTTTCAAAATACGCTATAGACAATTTTGTAGTAAAGGGAACCTACGAAAATTTCTATAAATTCATCATGTTCTATGCCTTTTTGATAGTTTTTCAGACAGTTAATGTATATTACCTTATTGCAATTGCAGGAAAGATTGATATGGGGCTCTGTCACGATATAAGAAAATCTGCATTTGAAAGACTGCAGAGCCTTTCCTTCTCCTTCTTTGATACAACCCAAACAGGATACTTGATGGCAAGATTAACATCTGATGTATCAAAACTTGGAGATACACTTGCCTGGGGAATTGTTGATATGGTATGGGGATTTTCAATAATGTCCTTTATATTGTTTTATCTTTTATCATTGAACGCGAGACTTGCATTATATATAATACTTGCTATCCCTGTATTATTTGTTATAAGCATATATTTTCAAAAAAGAATACTCTCCCAATATAGAAAAGTAAGAAAGCTTAACTCACAAATTACTGGTTCATTCAATGAAGGAATAATGGGAGCAAAGACAACAAAAGTGCTCTCTACAGAGGATATGCATATAGGTGAGTTTAAGAATGAAACTGGTGAAATGAAAAAGGCAGCAATTAGAGCGGCGGTTTTATCTTCTATATATATGCCAATAGTTATAAGCCTTGGAAGTATCTCAACTGCCTTTATACTTGTTATGGGTGGAAAGCAGGTTTACCTTAACATGATAAGCTATGGAACTTTAGTTGCCTTTATTTCTTACTCTATACAGTTTTTTGAACCAGTAAGAGAACTTGCAAGGGTTATGGCAGAATTAATCTCAGCTCAGGCTGCAGCAGAAAGGGTTATAGACCTTATTGAAACAAAACCTGAAATAATAGATTACAGTGACGATGACAGCTTAAAAATAAATGGTGACGTAGTATTTGAAAATGTCAGCTTTAAATACAAAGAAGGCGAGAAGGTGCTTGAAAACTTCAATCTAAATGTTAAGAAGGGACAATCAATTGCACTTGTAGGAGAAACTGGCTCTGGTAAGAGCACAATAGTAAACCTTGTTTGCAGATTCTACGAACCAACCGAGGGAACTATATATATAGATGGAGTTGACTATAGGAAAATACCTTTGAAGGTTCTTCATTCCAGCCTTGGGTATGTGCTTCAAACTCCACATCTATTTAGCGGAACCGTTGCAGACAACATAAGATACGGTAAACTTGACGCAACGATGGAAGAAATTATTGAAGCTGCAAAACTTGTAAACGCCCACGAATTTATAATGGGGCTTGAAAAGGGCTATGATACCGAAGTTGGGGAAGGCGGCTCAAAACTTTCAATTGGACAAAGGCAGCTTATATCCCTTGCAAGAGCCGTAATCTCCAATCCTTCAATCTTCATACTTGATGAAGCTACATCATCAGTTGATGCCCACACAGAACACATGATTCAAGATGCCATAAACAACGTGTTAAAGGGAAGAACAAGCTTTATAATAGCTCATAGGCTTTCAACCATAGTAAGTGCCGACAGAATACTTGTAATTGACGATGGAAAAATACTCGAAGAGGGCAGCCACAAAGAACTATTAAGGAAAAAAGGCCACTACTACTCCCTCTACAAAAACATGCTTATGAGTGACATTCACTTGATTTCTTGA
- a CDS encoding ATP-binding protein: MKKFVNRERELQFLNKEYDKDESSFIVIYGRRRVGKTALIKEFIKNKRAVYFLATEELEDENKNSLRDIIADFLNNEFIKKLSGLKWDEIFDLLINNYDFSEKLVVVIDEFQYLGKINPAFPSIFKKIWDEKLKEKNIMVIVCGSLINMMESQTLNYSSPLYGRRTGQIRLRQIQFKYYGDFFEGNSNLIELYSVTGGVPKYIEIFKEEDDVFKSIENSILNRESFLYEEPIFLLEREVQDIGTYFSIIKTIAAGNHKLGNIATALGVQQAKLTKYLSTLINLDLIKREVPVTEVNAEKSKKGLYFINDNFINFWFKFVYPFRNYIELDEVDYVLQKIKKSFVVNHVSYVYEDICRDKIWDMIISGEIEFELQRIGRWWNSSEEIDIVGINLETKDILFGECKYLSSSVDVDVLYKLFEKSKSVEWENKNRKEHYIIFSKSGFSDRLIEIAKENRNVKLVQFDGTVIKYFNW, encoded by the coding sequence ATGAAAAAGTTTGTTAATAGAGAAAGGGAATTGCAATTTTTGAATAAAGAGTATGATAAAGATGAATCTTCATTTATAGTAATTTATGGAAGAAGAAGAGTGGGTAAAACAGCACTAATAAAGGAATTCATTAAGAATAAAAGAGCTGTTTATTTTTTAGCAACAGAGGAACTTGAAGACGAAAACAAGAATAGTTTGCGGGATATTATTGCAGATTTCTTAAACAATGAATTTATTAAAAAATTAAGTGGTTTGAAGTGGGATGAAATTTTTGATTTGCTGATAAACAATTATGATTTTAGTGAAAAACTTGTTGTTGTTATTGATGAATTTCAGTATCTAGGAAAGATAAATCCAGCATTTCCATCTATTTTTAAAAAAATATGGGACGAAAAGCTAAAGGAAAAAAATATAATGGTTATAGTTTGCGGTTCGCTGATTAACATGATGGAGTCGCAGACTTTAAATTATTCAAGTCCTTTGTATGGGAGAAGAACGGGACAAATAAGACTAAGGCAGATTCAATTTAAATACTATGGCGATTTTTTTGAAGGCAATAGCAATCTAATTGAATTGTATTCGGTTACCGGTGGTGTTCCTAAATATATAGAAATATTTAAGGAAGAAGATGATGTGTTCAAAAGTATTGAAAATTCAATATTGAATAGGGAAAGTTTTCTATATGAGGAACCAATTTTTCTTTTAGAAAGAGAAGTTCAAGACATAGGAACGTATTTTTCCATAATAAAAACAATTGCCGCAGGTAATCATAAATTAGGAAACATAGCAACAGCACTTGGAGTTCAACAAGCGAAATTGACTAAATATTTGTCAACCCTTATAAATCTTGACTTGATAAAGAGAGAAGTTCCAGTTACAGAGGTAAACGCTGAAAAAAGCAAGAAAGGACTTTATTTTATCAATGATAATTTTATTAATTTCTGGTTTAAATTCGTATATCCATTTAGAAATTATATTGAATTAGATGAGGTTGATTATGTATTACAGAAGATAAAAAAATCTTTTGTTGTAAACCATGTTAGCTATGTTTATGAAGATATTTGCAGAGATAAAATATGGGATATGATTATTAGTGGAGAAATAGAGTTTGAACTTCAAAGGATAGGCAGATGGTGGAATTCAAGCGAAGAAATAGATATAGTGGGTATTAACCTTGAAACTAAGGATATTTTGTTTGGAGAATGTAAATATTTAAGTTCTTCGGTAGACGTGGATGTTTTATATAAACTATTTGAAAAGAGTAAATCTGTTGAATGGGAAAATAAAAACAGGAAAGAACATTATATTATTTTTAGCAAGAGCGGATTTTCGGATAGGTTGATTGAAATTGCTAAAGAAAATAGAAATGTAAAGCTTGTTCAATTTGATGGCACGGTAATAAAATATTTTAATTGGTAG
- a CDS encoding 7-carboxy-7-deazaguanine synthase QueE codes for MYKVAEIFHSVQGEGSFLGCPATFIRLSGCNLSCSWCDTDFSPKHDMTAKEIADIALCEKVVITGGEPTIYDLEPLLLELKNRGKVTMLETNGTNPTDNIRGLLDWIVCSPKPQNNWGINPGCMFDELKFVVDGQFNPKIHIKDEIKEMYKNRIWLQPESSMFKIRSKEAYEFAMEDMRLRVGIQLHKIIDVR; via the coding sequence ATGTATAAGGTTGCTGAAATATTTCATTCTGTTCAGGGAGAGGGCTCTTTTTTAGGGTGTCCTGCAACTTTTATAAGGCTGTCTGGATGCAATTTAAGCTGCAGCTGGTGCGACACAGACTTTTCGCCAAAGCATGATATGACAGCAAAGGAGATTGCGGATATTGCATTGTGCGAGAAGGTAGTCATAACAGGCGGTGAGCCTACTATATATGATTTGGAGCCACTTTTGTTGGAGCTTAAAAATAGAGGCAAAGTTACAATGCTTGAGACAAATGGAACAAATCCAACGGATAACATAAGAGGACTTTTAGACTGGATAGTGTGCTCACCAAAGCCACAGAACAACTGGGGAATTAATCCAGGATGCATGTTTGATGAACTTAAGTTTGTAGTTGACGGACAATTTAACCCTAAAATACACATTAAAGATGAAATAAAGGAAATGTATAAAAACAGAATATGGCTGCAGCCAGAGAGCAGCATGTTTAAAATCCGCTCAAAGGAAGCCTATGAATTTGCTATGGAGGACATGAGGCTGCGAGTGGGGATACAACTTCATAAGATAATAGATGTAAGATAA
- the queD gene encoding 6-carboxytetrahydropterin synthase QueD — MKLKLTVTKEFTFDCAHMLSNHDGLCSNLHGHTYKLEVTASAQLIKEGSSKGMVVDFGDLKSIVKETIVDKFDHSFLFWEEGSEAEKEIARVVENFGMRIVKFKERPTAENMAIYIINTLNENLENGIKIVRVRLYETPTSYAEVEIDV; from the coding sequence GTGAAGTTGAAATTAACTGTAACAAAGGAATTTACATTTGACTGTGCGCATATGCTATCAAATCACGATGGACTGTGCTCTAATCTTCACGGACACACATATAAATTAGAAGTGACTGCTTCAGCTCAGCTTATAAAGGAAGGTTCATCTAAGGGGATGGTTGTGGATTTTGGGGATTTAAAGAGCATAGTTAAGGAGACGATTGTGGATAAGTTCGACCACTCGTTTTTGTTCTGGGAAGAAGGTTCTGAAGCAGAGAAGGAAATAGCAAGAGTGGTTGAGAATTTTGGGATGAGAATTGTAAAGTTCAAGGAAAGGCCGACCGCAGAAAATATGGCAATATATATAATTAATACACTAAATGAAAATTTGGAAAATGGAATTAAAATAGTAAGGGTAAGGCTTTATGAAACCCCAACTTCCTATGCGGAGGTAGAAATAGATGTATAA
- the queC gene encoding 7-cyano-7-deazaguanine synthase QueC: MEKALVLASGGLDSTVLLAKVVKEFGNENVTALNIFYGQKHKKEAEFARYQAEKYGVNYLTADLSSVFKFSNDCPLLEGSENEIPEKSYAEQLKEMGGQGVVSTYVPFRNGLFLSYAAAIAIQVGASKIFYGAHSDDAAGNAYPDCSGSFIDSMAKAIYEGTGGQVRLEAPFWNLTKKDIVKTGLDLGVDFAHTWSCYKGKDEPCRTCATCIDREKAFELNGEVDPLIRR, from the coding sequence ATGGAAAAGGCATTGGTTTTAGCGAGTGGAGGGCTTGACAGCACAGTTCTTTTGGCTAAAGTAGTTAAAGAATTTGGAAATGAAAATGTAACTGCACTTAATATATTTTATGGGCAAAAACATAAGAAAGAGGCAGAGTTTGCAAGGTATCAAGCGGAAAAGTATGGTGTAAACTATTTAACAGCAGACCTTTCAAGCGTTTTTAAATTTTCAAATGACTGCCCTCTTTTAGAGGGAAGCGAAAATGAGATACCTGAAAAATCCTATGCAGAACAGCTCAAAGAAATGGGTGGACAAGGGGTTGTTTCAACCTATGTTCCATTTAGAAATGGGCTTTTCCTATCATATGCTGCAGCAATTGCAATTCAAGTTGGAGCATCAAAAATATTCTATGGTGCTCACTCGGACGATGCTGCAGGTAATGCTTATCCTGACTGTTCAGGAAGTTTTATAGACAGCATGGCAAAGGCAATATATGAAGGAACGGGAGGTCAAGTAAGATTAGAGGCTCCATTTTGGAATCTGACCAAAAAGGATATCGTAAAGACAGGACTTGACCTTGGTGTTGATTTTGCTCATACATGGAGTTGCTACAAAGGAAAGGATGAGCCATGCAGAACTTGTGCAACTTGCATAGATAGAGAAAAAGCATTTGAATTGAATGGCGAAGTAGACCCATTAATCAGGAGGTAG